The following is a genomic window from Bacillota bacterium.
CATGGAAAAACCGCCCTACCTTTGAAGAATTGGCTGTCATGTTTGAGGGCAGCTCCGCCAGCGGTGCGGAACGAGCCTACCGGAAAGCAGCGGAACATCTGACACTGCTGTTGGTAGAAAACGGCGGTATCCATGCAGTCCGGCTGAAACAGAAGTCCAAAACCAAACGAAAAAAGAAAATTGCCACCGCAGTCTACGAATATCAGGCAGACTGCGATGGCGAATGGGGAGAAATTTTATTCGATTTTGAAAACGGCACAGGGTCGATTGTCCGGCTTGCCGACTGGGATACCATGATTTCCAATGTTTTTGCAAAACGGGTGATCCGGTATCTGCTGAATTGCGAAAATGATAGATTGCCAAAAGAAACCATGTTTGCGTTTGAGATGTATGAATAAAGGCGAGTAAAGTTTACCAGCCATAAGAAGAAAAAACTCGAAAATAAAAAAAGCCGCTGCCGCATGGTTGGTTCCATGTAGCAGCGGTTTTTCACCGGCAGCATTCAATCAATATTCAATAGGCAAATTATGCTGCTTCAAAAAAGACAGTTTATCCCAATATCCTCTCTGGAACAGAATTTTACCATTTACAACATGGAAGAAGCCGCATCCCCGCAGTCCCAGCGGGTCTTTCCACTCCAAAATTGCCCATTGTCCATCTTCAAAAATATTCTCTACAATGGCTGTCATATCGGCAGTGGCAAATTCTGCTGTAAACATTTCTCTGATTGCGTCTATCCCGATCACAGGCTCATTGGTCACCTGATGGTTGGTTGCATTATCATGGTACAGGCTCACGATTGCATCTACATCGTGGCCATTAAAGGCATCTACCCATTTGCATACTACTTCTTTTGGTCGTAACATCATGATTTCCTCCATATATCTTTGTCTACTGTTTTCATTATACAATCTTCATGTAAAAAAGCAATTCCCCCATGAAAACAGGAATTGCTTTTTTATGTAGACTTGAGACAGTTATACTGAAGATTTGAACATAGGCTTACAATTCACGCCGCTTCCACTGATTCAATGCAGCAACGATACAAGCACCCACAACAGCGAATGTCAAAACGATAAAGGAAAGTCGGAATCCGTGCAGTGCCACCTCATACACATCGTAGTAGCGCAGAGGGGTCAGGTAATCCAAAATTTGATTTTCTGTGTATTCGGCTGTAAAGGCCAGAGCATAGGCAGCCAGCATGGAAATCGTACCTGTCCTCACCGCAGCCTTATAGGACATAAACAGGCTGGCAAACAGCAGCCCCAGAGCGAAAAAGAGGAACTGGGTAAAGAACATTCCCATGGTTGTGGTGAGCACTGCTCCCGGCTGTTCCAGACCGCCCAAAGGAAGAACGATTGTAAAATAATTACATAAACCGCTGAACAGGGCAAACACCAGCAGATTTACCGCCGAAACGATCACCTTCGCCAGTACAATGGTTTTCCGTTCCACAGGCTTTGTGAACAGGTATTCCGAGGTTCCGAACTTCTTTTCCTTCGCCACACAGGACAACCCCAGAGACATGGCATAAGGGAACGCCAGCAATCCTTCCCAGAAATAGATGCACACATACCAGCCAAGGGATGTGGTTAAATCGCCTTTGACCCCAAACATAATCATGATCAATCTCGGAAATTGGCTGACCATCGTTGCCATTTCATTCAGACTGTCCTGTAGAGACAGAAGCTCAAAATAGCAGAAACCGCACAGAAGCAGCATGATCCCTAACCAGATCAACAAGAGCCTTCTGGTTTGGCGGAACTCATTTTTAATCAATGTTTTCATGTTTGCACCCCCTTATGAACGAAACTGAATGTCTTTTTTCAGAAAGACACCGTAAGACAGCACCAAAAACAGGGTAACCAGCAGCACGCCCCAGCCAAGATAGGTCATATCATAGAAGCCAGTTTCGGAAATTTTTGCAGCTCCAAAGAAGGAGTATGGGGACAGGAAACTGATAGCCCGGTTACTGATGATGTTGGAGAAGCTGGTTATGCAATACTCCACAAACACGACTAATCCGGCGGTCAGCAGTGGGCTACGGTTGCGGGGAAACAAAATTCCCACCATCAGACCCATTGCAGCAAAGAACAGCGTAACAAGGGTGAGGGACAGAGCAATCAGAAAAAACTCTCCCCATGGAGTTCCGGAACGAAACATTGCCATGGCCAAAAAAGAAGCCAGCAGATACGCAGCACCTACGACCACCACTCCGATCAATACAGTCAATGCCTTTGCCCAATAGATTGTTTTCCGAGGAAAGGGCTTTGTAAACAGGTATTCCGAAGTTCCTTCCGTACATTCTCTGGTGTGAACGGAAATGCCGAAGTGCATTCCGAAAACGCCGGAGGCAATCATGAAAAAGCTGGTCAGAAACCCATAAATGCCCAACGGGGAAGTCAAGTATTCCATCGATACGCCGACACTCCTGTAAAAGTCCGTGGTGCCCATGGTTTCAAAGAGTTCCACGGAGGCAACATCCAGGAAGCTGTAATAAGTCGGTGTCATCAAAAAGATACACACAGCCAAGGCGATGGTCCAGCCCAGGATATAGGTTCGATGCCGTTTCAGTTCATATTTCAAAATGACCATACCTGACACCTCCTTACTCATAGTAGTGCATGAAGATTTCCTCCAAAGAGGGCTCTTCCAAAAGCACATCGTCCAAATGCAGCAGGTGAAGTTTATCAATGATTGCTGTGATATTGCCGTTATACATAAAGGAAACAGAGG
Proteins encoded in this region:
- a CDS encoding nuclear transport factor 2 family protein encodes the protein MLRPKEVVCKWVDAFNGHDVDAIVSLYHDNATNHQVTNEPVIGIDAIREMFTAEFATADMTAIVENIFEDGQWAILEWKDPLGLRGCGFFHVVNGKILFQRGYWDKLSFLKQHNLPIEY
- a CDS encoding ABC transporter permease subunit, producing MKTLIKNEFRQTRRLLLIWLGIMLLLCGFCYFELLSLQDSLNEMATMVSQFPRLIMIMFGVKGDLTTSLGWYVCIYFWEGLLAFPYAMSLGLSCVAKEKKFGTSEYLFTKPVERKTIVLAKVIVSAVNLLVFALFSGLCNYFTIVLPLGGLEQPGAVLTTTMGMFFTQFLFFALGLLFASLFMSYKAAVRTGTISMLAAYALAFTAEYTENQILDYLTPLRYYDVYEVALHGFRLSFIVLTFAVVGACIVAALNQWKRREL
- a CDS encoding ABC transporter permease subunit — translated: MVILKYELKRHRTYILGWTIALAVCIFLMTPTYYSFLDVASVELFETMGTTDFYRSVGVSMEYLTSPLGIYGFLTSFFMIASGVFGMHFGISVHTRECTEGTSEYLFTKPFPRKTIYWAKALTVLIGVVVVGAAYLLASFLAMAMFRSGTPWGEFFLIALSLTLVTLFFAAMGLMVGILFPRNRSPLLTAGLVVFVEYCITSFSNIISNRAISFLSPYSFFGAAKISETGFYDMTYLGWGVLLVTLFLVLSYGVFLKKDIQFRS